The following nucleotide sequence is from Pseudobutyrivibrio ruminis HUN009.
GTTGGGCAAGCAAGAATAACTGCATCTGCCTGCATAACAGCTTCGTCAAGAATATCGAAATCATCATGTTTTACACAATATCCACGTCCTCTGCCAGTCATTGTTCCGATTGTACAAGCGATGCAACCAGTACAGTTGCTGATATCTAAATCATCTGCTCTGATGAATGCAACATCGCAGCCTTCTCGCTGGCACTCCATAAGAGCTTCCTTTACCATAACATCGCAGTTGGACATCTTACGTCCAAATGAAATGCCAAGAACTTTCTTTTTTTCCATAAAATTATTAACCTCCGTAGTACTCCTTGTTTATAGGAATAATATAGTGTAATAAATAATCACCATCTTTTATTTTGTTACATATTCTTTTGTCAAATTTTGCAATCAAAAAAGCTTTTTACAAATGAACGCAATGGGTGTTTGTTTTTCATTGCAGTCTTCTGGTATTAAAAAAGCTCCGCAAAATGCGGAGCTTTAAGCTAATAATTATTTTTCATATTGATGAACACCATTTTCAAGATCATTTCTGATTTCTTCAACTTTTGCTGGTGTTAATTTGTACCAGAACATTGGAACAATTGAAAGCATACCAATTACAAATGGAATAAGGTTAACTACTGCATTGATTCCCTGTCGAGCTGCTGCTGTCTGCTCAGCCAATGGAACATAACCTGCTACATCCAAAAGAAGGATACCTGCTGAGCCGCAGATAGCTGTTGCAATCTTAACACCAAAGCTAAGCATTGATGCTGCAACACCTTCCTGACGACGGCCAAGCTTCCAATCACCATACTCAAGTGAATCACCCACAAGACCATAGCAAATACCTGATGCAGAATTGCATAGACCACAAACAAATGAAATACCAAGTAATACAGGCATTCCTGCGTTTGGAAGGAAGAACATTGCAAGGAAGCCAACATTCATGACCATCTGAAGGATGATTAAGTAGCCCTTCTTTGTAAATGTGTTTGTTCCCCATGGAAGCATGAAGCTACCAATAAGCTGCGCAACAGTCATAACTGTGAAGAATGTTGCAATGTGTCTGAAATCACCAACTACATAAATTATATAGAATGTAAGAAGTCCCATACGGCCTGATACACAGATTGTTCCAAGTAATGTTGCAAGTACAACCATAAGAAGCTGATCGTTCTTTACAATTTCTCTCATTGCCTGGAAGAAATTAAGTTTCTCTGTCTTACCCTTGTTTGCATGAAGCACATCTGTATATTTTTCTTTACAGATTGTTGCACAAATCCAGAATGGAACAAGTAATACTACTGCCATGATTATTGCGAATCTGAAATAACCCTGAGCATCTGCCGCCTCAACACCTGGCTTAGAAAGCTTTAAAAGAAGTGGTGCAGCTGTTGCAGAAAGTACGATACCAATAACAGATGAACCAATATTTCTGCAAGTTGCAAGAAGCATTCTTTCTTTTGAATCGATAGCAACAACGTTCTGTAATGCCTGATAAGCAATTGAACATGCTGTATATGCCATACCTGTTCCCACATAGCAAAGTAAGCAAACAATAACCTTTACCGCACCTTCCATTGGCCATACTGTAAATGTCAAAATGTTAAATATTGCAAGGAATGGTGGAGCAAAGTATAAGTATGGACGAAATCTTCCCCATCTAGTGTTTGTTCTATCTGCAATAGAACCCATCATTGGATCGTTAATTGCGTCCCAAACACGTGCAATTAACATGATAAGAGAAATTGCTGTTGCCGTTAAACCAACAATATCTCTGTAAAAAAGTGTAAGGTAGTTGTTAATCATGTACCATGACATTTGACAACCAACCTCTCCAAAAGCATATCCTACTGCCAGTTTAGGATTAGCCTTTCTCTTTGCGGATGCGTCAACTTTAGCCTCTGTTGACAATGTTACATC
It contains:
- a CDS encoding MFS transporter; translation: MSDVTLSTEAKVDASAKRKANPKLAVGYAFGEVGCQMSWYMINNYLTLFYRDIVGLTATAISLIMLIARVWDAINDPMMGSIADRTNTRWGRFRPYLYFAPPFLAIFNILTFTVWPMEGAVKVIVCLLCYVGTGMAYTACSIAYQALQNVVAIDSKERMLLATCRNIGSSVIGIVLSATAAPLLLKLSKPGVEAADAQGYFRFAIIMAVVLLVPFWICATICKEKYTDVLHANKGKTEKLNFFQAMREIVKNDQLLMVVLATLLGTICVSGRMGLLTFYIIYVVGDFRHIATFFTVMTVAQLIGSFMLPWGTNTFTKKGYLIILQMVMNVGFLAMFFLPNAGMPVLLGISFVCGLCNSASGICYGLVGDSLEYGDWKLGRRQEGVAASMLSFGVKIATAICGSAGILLLDVAGYVPLAEQTAAARQGINAVVNLIPFVIGMLSIVPMFWYKLTPAKVEEIRNDLENGVHQYEK